From Betta splendens chromosome 3, fBetSpl5.4, whole genome shotgun sequence, the proteins below share one genomic window:
- the cebpa gene encoding CCAAT/enhancer-binding protein alpha: protein MELSNLYEVAPRPPMSSLNHGQQPHNGYRDPADLGGDIGDSETSIDLSAYIDPSAFNDDFLADLFHHSSRQDKLKIMNGEYDSVPCVPGPQQLYVSNYMDSKLEPLYEHNPQRIRPVAIKQEPRDDEDLNSGVPPTYHHPHPHSQQYSQHSQQPQQQMPHLQYQIAHCAQTTMHLQPGHPTPPPTPVPSPHQHQHSQQGGPKLLDHQRGGGKSKKYVDKSSPEYRLRRERNNVAVRKSRDKAKMRNMETQHKVVELTADNDRLRRRVEHLTRELDTLRGIFRQLPDGSFKPMGS from the coding sequence ATGGAGCTTTCAAACCTGTACGAGGTCGCGCCCCGACCCCCGATGAGCAGCCTGAACCACGGTCAGCAGCCCCACAACGGCTACAGAGACCCGGCAGATCTCGGCGGTGACATCGGTGACAGCGAGACGTCCATCGACCTGAGCGCCTACATCGACCCGTCGGCTTTCAACGACGACTTCTTGGCCGACCTGTTCCACCACAGCTCCCGGCAGGACAAGCTCAAGATAATGAACGGGGAGTACGACTCGGTGCCGTGCGTCCCGGGCCCCCAGCAGCTCTACGTGTCCAACTACATGGACTCGAAGCTGGAGCCGCTCTACGAGCACAACCCGCAGCGCATCCGACCCGTGGCCATCAAGCAGGAGCCCCGCGACGACGAGGACCTGAATTCGGGCGTGCCGCCCACCTACCACCACCCACACCCGCATTCCCAGCAGTACTCTCAGCATtcccagcagccgcagcagcagatgcCGCACCTCCAGTACCAGATTGCGCATTGCGCGCAGACCACCATGCACCTCCAACCGGGACACCCCACTCCTCCGCCGACCCCGGTGCCCAGCccgcatcagcaccagcactcGCAGCAGGGCGGCCCGAAGCTGCTGGACCACCAGCGGGGAGGCGGGAAGTCCAAGAAGTACGTCGACAAGAGCAGCCCCGAGTACCGGCTGAGGCGCGAGCGCAACAACGTGGCCGTGCGTAAGAGCAGGGACAAGGCCAAGATGCGCAACATGGAGACCCAGCACAAGGTGGTTGAGCTGACGGCCGACAACGACAGACTGAGGCGGAGGGTGGAGCACCTGACCCGGGAGCTGGACACGTTACGGGGCATCTTCAGACAGCTGCCCGACGGCTCCTTCAAACCCATGGGCAGCTGA